Proteins encoded in a region of the Pseudothermotoga elfii DSM 9442 = NBRC 107921 genome:
- a CDS encoding methyl-accepting chemotaxis protein — protein MKTIRGKMLALILLPVVVLTIVIAAVAYLQIKSSIVTSVEQSSFEIAKKSSLVVNEWINGLVKELQAFAERNVVVNALKTGDWKDLMADLNLKLKSRPEIEMFLIAYPDGNAPTTLGSTAQISDRDYFIQVMKQGKNFAVSNALVSRATGKNVFVIAAAVKDENNKTIGLFGATVLLDTISNIASSIKIGEAGYGWVVDSTGLVLAHPNKEAVMKLNITQASKEGYKGVEEIAKQMLAGKNGIAKFTRPDGSVDYAFYSPIEIASGWAFAVSVPENQVLSEVNRLLTIVIAIFAILIAIVAVLIIFVSTSISKPIKKLAENSVKFGKGDLTIKFEAKGRDEVAQMAQALEQMAESLKESMKAIQEGSNQIHSSAENLAATAQEVSATSEELSSQMEEINRSAQNASASIQEVTSGVQEVAASAQNVSRSAQNLTERAAQVDSAAKEGEKAVQAIVEIINQTKEKANVTESSVMELSNKAKNIGEIVETINSIAEQTNLLALNAAIEAARAGEAGKGFAVVADEIRKLAEESKSATDKIGQMLTQIQQGAQQASTVTSETVKVVDKASEQSEVVRERLMNILREVEGISTMIESLAASAQEQSAAAEEMSGAMDTATRSITNIAHQIEEMTQAVKQQAEVSQNVSSLSEELSSIAESLVEQVKKFKM, from the coding sequence ATGAAAACTATTAGAGGAAAAATGTTGGCACTAATTTTATTGCCAGTAGTTGTTCTAACAATTGTTATAGCTGCAGTTGCATATCTTCAAATTAAATCATCAATCGTGACCTCGGTTGAACAATCATCTTTCGAGATTGCAAAAAAATCATCGCTGGTGGTAAATGAATGGATAAATGGACTTGTGAAGGAATTGCAAGCTTTTGCCGAAAGAAATGTAGTAGTAAATGCCTTGAAAACAGGTGATTGGAAGGATTTAATGGCAGATCTGAATTTAAAGCTCAAAAGTAGACCAGAAATAGAGATGTTTCTTATAGCTTACCCTGACGGTAATGCTCCTACAACGCTGGGTAGTACGGCACAAATTTCAGATAGAGATTATTTTATACAGGTAATGAAACAGGGAAAGAATTTTGCAGTGAGTAATGCGCTTGTTTCAAGAGCAACAGGTAAAAATGTCTTTGTCATAGCAGCAGCAGTTAAAGATGAAAACAACAAAACAATAGGTCTATTCGGTGCAACAGTACTACTTGATACGATAAGCAACATTGCATCCAGTATAAAAATAGGCGAAGCTGGTTATGGCTGGGTGGTAGATTCTACCGGCTTAGTTCTCGCCCATCCTAATAAAGAAGCTGTAATGAAGCTCAATATTACACAAGCTTCAAAAGAAGGCTATAAAGGCGTTGAAGAAATAGCAAAGCAAATGCTTGCTGGCAAAAACGGAATTGCCAAATTCACCCGTCCAGATGGTTCAGTTGATTATGCTTTTTATTCTCCAATTGAAATTGCTTCCGGGTGGGCTTTTGCCGTAAGTGTACCTGAAAATCAGGTACTCTCTGAAGTAAATAGACTGCTGACCATAGTCATAGCAATTTTTGCGATACTTATAGCAATCGTAGCCGTTTTGATAATCTTTGTAAGCACATCGATATCTAAACCAATAAAGAAACTTGCAGAAAATTCAGTAAAATTTGGCAAAGGCGATTTAACAATCAAATTTGAGGCGAAAGGGAGAGACGAAGTAGCCCAAATGGCTCAGGCACTTGAGCAAATGGCAGAATCATTAAAAGAATCAATGAAAGCGATACAGGAAGGATCAAACCAGATACATTCATCTGCAGAAAACCTTGCAGCAACGGCTCAAGAAGTGAGTGCAACAAGCGAAGAGCTCTCTTCACAGATGGAAGAAATAAACAGAAGTGCACAGAATGCTTCTGCATCGATACAGGAAGTAACAAGTGGTGTACAGGAAGTAGCAGCCAGTGCGCAGAACGTATCAAGATCTGCACAGAACCTGACAGAAAGAGCAGCTCAAGTGGACAGCGCAGCGAAAGAAGGGGAAAAAGCGGTACAGGCGATAGTAGAAATAATAAACCAAACCAAGGAAAAAGCAAACGTAACAGAAAGCTCGGTGATGGAATTATCAAACAAAGCAAAGAACATAGGAGAAATAGTGGAGACAATAAATTCAATAGCAGAACAAACCAATCTGTTAGCATTGAACGCAGCAATAGAAGCCGCCAGAGCAGGGGAAGCAGGGAAAGGCTTTGCGGTGGTAGCAGATGAAATAAGAAAACTTGCAGAAGAAAGCAAAAGCGCAACAGACAAAATTGGTCAAATGCTAACACAAATACAGCAAGGCGCACAGCAAGCAAGCACAGTAACGAGCGAAACAGTAAAAGTAGTAGACAAGGCAAGTGAACAATCTGAGGTGGTTAGAGAAAGGTTAATGAATATATTAAGAGAAGTAGAAGGTATAAGCACAATGATAGAAAGCCTTGCAGCAAGTGCACAGGAGCAGAGTGCAGCAGCGGAAGAAATGAGTGGAGCTATGGATACAGCGACAAGATCGATAACAAACATAGCTCATCAAATAGAAGAAATGACGCAAGCAGTAAAACAACAAGCTGAGGTCAGCCAGAATGTGAGCAGCTTGAGCGAAGAACTCAGTTCAATTGCAGAAAGTCTGGTAGAACAGGTGAAAAAATTCAAAATGTAA
- the glgX gene encoding glycogen debranching protein GlgX — protein sequence MEYFQYTNPDSKTILKTKRGYPRPGATCDDAGTNFALFSRNGRKVILELYQNYYDETPSHRFVLDPNQNRTGDIWHIYVYNVGHGQYYGWRVDGEYDPLSGKRFNVNKLLTDPYAKAISGSYEWDEDSVYGYDRNSSLKDLSFSTIDSAQSPTKSIVIDDSKYNWNNDRRPKIPWKDTIIYEMHVRFFTISPTSKVKHPGTFLGIVEKLDHLKELGVTTIELMPIFEFCANANTNINPLNGKKLKDMWGYNPLGFFAVTGNYSAGMKLGEQVFFFKDFIKELHNHGFEVILDVVYNHTGEGNELGPTLSFRGIDNEIYYMLNPSNKRLYLNYSGCGNTLNCNHPVVKEMIIDSLRYWATEMHVDGFRFDLASILGRTPDGRWIGDLSLLKDISEDAILHDLKLIAEGWDAAGGYFLGQFPPGWAEWNGKYRDTVRKFVRGDEGTIQDLVMRISGSQDLYGSKSPHASINFITCHDGFTMRDLVSYRHKHNEANGENNRDGTDENFSCNNGAEGETNNPQINRIRKQQVKNFIAILMVSHGTPMILMGDELYRTQRGNNNAYCHDDETTWLDWTLKEKHYDIFRFFKKMIQFRKIHPSLRRPHFFSGAPTSRGIPDLTWHGIRPYEPDFSYYSHSIAFMINGETYLDGSDDDIYVILNQWREPLRFILPFIHGKTWYLVVDTSKESPEDFLDKPEQVGYIYTASPKSTVIFIGK from the coding sequence ATGGAATATTTTCAATACACTAATCCAGACTCCAAAACGATATTAAAAACAAAAAGGGGATATCCGAGGCCCGGAGCAACCTGCGATGATGCAGGAACCAATTTTGCGCTTTTTTCAAGAAATGGAAGGAAAGTTATACTTGAACTTTACCAGAATTATTATGATGAGACACCTTCTCATAGATTTGTGCTTGATCCGAATCAAAACCGAACAGGAGATATATGGCATATATATGTTTATAACGTAGGCCACGGGCAATATTACGGCTGGAGAGTAGACGGTGAATATGATCCTTTAAGTGGTAAAAGATTTAACGTTAATAAACTTCTGACAGATCCTTACGCAAAAGCAATTTCCGGATCTTATGAATGGGATGAAGATAGCGTCTATGGCTATGATAGGAACTCTTCTTTAAAAGACCTTTCCTTTTCAACAATAGATTCTGCTCAAAGTCCTACAAAATCCATAGTAATTGATGATTCAAAATACAATTGGAACAACGATAGAAGACCAAAGATTCCGTGGAAAGATACCATTATCTATGAAATGCATGTAAGATTTTTCACCATAAGCCCCACTTCAAAAGTGAAACATCCGGGTACATTTCTGGGAATAGTTGAAAAACTCGACCACCTTAAAGAATTAGGAGTCACAACGATAGAGCTAATGCCAATATTTGAATTTTGTGCTAATGCAAACACAAATATTAACCCGTTAAACGGAAAAAAATTGAAAGATATGTGGGGATACAACCCTCTTGGTTTTTTTGCAGTAACCGGAAATTATTCGGCAGGTATGAAACTTGGGGAACAGGTCTTTTTCTTCAAAGATTTTATCAAAGAACTTCACAATCATGGTTTTGAAGTAATACTTGATGTTGTGTACAATCACACAGGCGAAGGAAATGAGCTTGGTCCAACTCTCTCTTTTCGTGGAATAGATAATGAAATTTATTACATGCTAAATCCATCTAACAAACGCCTCTATCTGAATTATTCTGGCTGTGGGAACACGCTAAACTGTAATCATCCAGTCGTCAAAGAGATGATTATAGATAGTTTGCGTTATTGGGCGACAGAAATGCACGTAGATGGCTTTCGATTTGACCTGGCATCGATCTTAGGAAGAACACCTGATGGCCGGTGGATTGGAGACCTGTCCCTGCTCAAAGATATCTCTGAAGACGCGATATTACATGATCTCAAACTAATAGCAGAAGGTTGGGATGCAGCCGGAGGTTATTTTCTGGGTCAGTTTCCACCAGGATGGGCTGAATGGAACGGTAAATATAGGGATACTGTTCGTAAATTTGTTCGAGGAGATGAAGGAACAATTCAAGATCTTGTCATGAGAATATCTGGAAGCCAGGACCTTTATGGTTCAAAATCGCCCCATGCAAGCATAAATTTCATAACATGCCACGATGGTTTTACAATGAGAGATCTGGTAAGTTATCGTCACAAGCACAACGAGGCTAACGGTGAAAATAACCGGGATGGTACAGATGAAAATTTCAGTTGCAACAATGGAGCTGAAGGTGAAACAAATAATCCGCAGATAAACAGAATAAGGAAACAACAGGTAAAAAATTTCATAGCCATTTTGATGGTATCTCACGGCACTCCCATGATTCTCATGGGAGATGAACTTTATCGAACTCAGAGAGGAAACAACAATGCATACTGCCACGATGACGAGACAACATGGTTGGATTGGACCTTAAAGGAAAAACATTACGATATCTTCCGTTTTTTCAAAAAAATGATCCAATTCAGGAAAATTCACCCATCTTTGAGAAGGCCTCATTTTTTCAGTGGCGCTCCAACCAGTAGAGGCATTCCTGATCTCACATGGCACGGAATAAGACCTTATGAGCCAGATTTTTCGTATTACTCCCATTCAATTGCGTTTATGATAAACGGGGAGACTTATCTCGACGGATCGGATGATGATATTTATGTAATACTCAACCAGTGGCGCGAACCTCTAAGATTTATTCTGCCTTTTATCCACGGAAAAACATGGTACCTCGTAGTTGACACTTCTAAAGAATCACCTGAAGATTTTCTCGACAAACCAGAGCAGGTGGGATACATATACACAGCCTCTCCAAAAAGCACTGTTATTTTCATTGGCAAATAA
- a CDS encoding YgiQ family radical SAM protein codes for MFLPTTSEEIKKLGWKQLDIILITGDAYVDHPSFGVALIGHYLFSKGYKVGIIAQPDWNSDKDIKRLGRPKLFFGITAGNVDSMVANYTASMKKRKIDDYTPGGTSGKRPDRATIVYSNLAKRFFPNVPVILGGLEASLRRFAHYDWWVNRVRKSVLIDSKADLLVYGMAEKTILRISQILEKYADLDRCKQLPGVVWWTSRKPESGIELPSFEEISEDKIKYAEAVKLQLSSTDHLKNVVLYQKQDNRYIVQNPPEKPLDQTELDNLYLMDFERKTHPYYESMGHVPAIETVQFSITSVRGCFGRCSFCALSCHQTAHVVSRSDESIIEEARKITRHPDFKGIITDVGGPTANMYGTSCNVRDSKGTCRKFCLHPEICSSTQMNHAKYIDLLEKLRQIKGVRHVFVSSGIRHDLALSDPEGEYFIKELVNYTPGQLKLAPEHAHPYVLKLMRKPPVELFLEFKRKFEKHARHQGKNRYVIGYFIVAHPGETLRENNYLKNFINEKLGYHPQQIQIFTPSPGTISTAMYYSGIDPFTHERIHVEKSLKVRNQMKKNLFK; via the coding sequence ATGTTCTTGCCAACAACCAGTGAAGAAATCAAAAAACTCGGTTGGAAACAATTAGACATAATACTTATTACCGGGGATGCTTACGTAGATCATCCATCTTTTGGAGTCGCCTTAATAGGACATTATCTTTTTTCAAAGGGATACAAAGTTGGTATCATAGCCCAACCTGATTGGAACAGCGACAAAGATATCAAACGCCTTGGTAGACCAAAGCTTTTTTTTGGCATCACCGCCGGTAACGTTGATTCAATGGTTGCAAATTACACTGCTTCGATGAAAAAAAGAAAAATAGATGATTACACCCCCGGTGGTACATCAGGCAAAAGACCAGATCGAGCCACAATAGTTTACTCAAATCTGGCCAAAAGATTTTTTCCGAATGTTCCAGTGATTCTCGGTGGACTTGAAGCCAGCTTAAGGCGTTTTGCCCATTACGACTGGTGGGTTAACAGGGTGAGAAAATCGGTTTTGATCGACTCAAAAGCAGACCTACTTGTCTATGGCATGGCGGAAAAAACCATCCTCAGAATATCTCAAATTCTTGAAAAATATGCTGATTTAGACAGATGCAAACAATTGCCCGGTGTTGTCTGGTGGACATCAAGAAAGCCAGAAAGCGGAATCGAACTTCCAAGTTTTGAAGAAATTTCTGAAGATAAAATCAAATATGCGGAAGCTGTGAAATTACAACTTTCAAGCACAGATCATCTAAAAAATGTTGTTCTCTATCAAAAACAGGACAACCGCTATATTGTGCAAAATCCCCCAGAGAAACCTCTTGACCAAACAGAATTAGATAATCTTTATCTGATGGACTTTGAAAGAAAGACTCATCCATATTATGAATCTATGGGACATGTGCCAGCAATAGAAACTGTTCAATTTTCTATAACATCTGTCAGGGGTTGTTTTGGTCGGTGTTCATTTTGCGCACTGAGTTGTCATCAGACAGCACATGTTGTATCCAGAAGCGATGAATCAATAATCGAAGAAGCCCGTAAAATCACAAGACACCCTGATTTTAAAGGTATTATCACAGATGTCGGTGGACCAACAGCTAACATGTACGGTACTTCGTGCAATGTAAGAGATTCAAAAGGCACATGCAGAAAATTCTGCCTGCATCCAGAAATATGTTCCAGTACTCAAATGAATCATGCAAAATACATAGATCTGCTGGAAAAATTACGTCAGATCAAAGGTGTAAGACATGTTTTTGTTTCCTCGGGCATTCGGCACGATCTGGCATTGAGCGATCCGGAAGGAGAATATTTCATAAAAGAACTCGTGAATTATACTCCCGGGCAACTGAAACTCGCACCAGAGCATGCACACCCGTATGTTCTGAAACTGATGAGAAAACCTCCCGTGGAACTATTTCTGGAATTTAAAAGAAAATTTGAAAAACATGCCAGACATCAGGGGAAAAATCGTTATGTGATAGGGTATTTTATAGTGGCACATCCTGGAGAAACGCTTCGTGAAAACAACTATCTGAAAAATTTCATCAATGAAAAACTTGGATACCATCCTCAGCAAATTCAAATTTTCACACCTTCGCCTGGAACTATAAGCACGGCTATGTACTATTCGGGAATCGACCCTTTTACCCACGAACGCATTCATGTTGAGAAATCACTGAAAGTAAGAAATCAGATGAAGAAAAACTTGTTCAAATAA
- a CDS encoding alkaline phosphatase, translating into MRKLTVLIMVLVTVMSFAYVKNVILLIGDGMGINHVYLTQLLEGQPLAMTKTPCIGLITTYSANSWVTDSAAAGTALATGFKTNNRMIGLLPSGENVPTLAEVLKKYGVKIGLVVTCRITHATPASFYGHVEDRDMENELAEQLADSDFDVIFGGGYRHFFPESVKGSKRTDDKDLIALMKGQGYVYVSKKSELETVDEGKVIGLFAPSHLSPASNRPEEQPMLYEMVNKALQLLSRDGEPFFLMVEGSQIDWEAHDNDVYGVWKETVEFDKAVKVALEFAEKNPDTLVVITADHETGGLSISSGNQMIEINKLRQYKMNTETFLSRFSIDKKEEFINAARNYYGIDISDEEYRFLLSKKNSLNSSEFVKEFGRFLSGKSLVGWTTFDHTGMPVPVFSFGPGAENFTGWFDNTEIPRIIARLMGYPLTYPIYKEPVTVNN; encoded by the coding sequence ATGCGGAAACTGACCGTTTTGATCATGGTTCTGGTAACGGTTATGAGTTTTGCTTATGTGAAAAACGTTATTCTTTTGATTGGCGACGGTATGGGTATCAATCACGTTTATTTAACCCAATTGCTCGAAGGCCAACCATTGGCTATGACGAAAACACCCTGCATCGGGTTGATCACAACTTACTCGGCAAATTCTTGGGTGACTGATTCAGCGGCAGCCGGGACTGCCTTAGCAACAGGTTTCAAGACAAACAATAGAATGATAGGGCTTTTACCCAGTGGCGAAAATGTTCCAACCTTAGCAGAAGTTCTCAAAAAATATGGAGTGAAAATAGGATTAGTAGTTACCTGCAGAATCACCCATGCAACACCAGCCTCCTTTTACGGGCATGTTGAGGACAGAGATATGGAGAATGAACTGGCAGAACAACTTGCAGATAGTGATTTTGATGTTATTTTTGGCGGAGGTTACAGACACTTCTTTCCAGAATCCGTAAAAGGAAGCAAAAGAACTGATGATAAAGATTTAATTGCATTAATGAAGGGACAGGGGTATGTTTATGTGAGCAAAAAGTCAGAACTCGAAACTGTTGATGAAGGGAAAGTTATAGGACTTTTTGCTCCGAGCCACCTGTCTCCGGCATCAAACAGACCAGAAGAGCAACCCATGTTATACGAAATGGTCAATAAGGCATTGCAGTTGCTTTCCCGGGATGGTGAACCATTTTTCCTTATGGTAGAAGGTTCACAGATTGACTGGGAGGCACATGACAATGACGTGTATGGAGTTTGGAAAGAGACTGTGGAATTTGACAAGGCGGTAAAAGTAGCTCTTGAATTTGCAGAAAAAAATCCTGACACATTGGTTGTAATTACTGCTGATCACGAAACTGGCGGGCTTTCGATATCATCTGGAAATCAAATGATCGAGATCAATAAACTCAGGCAGTACAAGATGAACACAGAAACTTTTTTAAGCAGATTTTCAATCGACAAAAAAGAGGAGTTTATCAATGCAGCCAGGAACTATTACGGTATAGATATCTCTGATGAAGAATACAGGTTCTTACTTAGCAAAAAGAATAGTTTGAATTCATCTGAATTTGTTAAAGAATTTGGAAGATTTTTGAGTGGAAAATCTCTTGTAGGATGGACTACCTTTGACCATACTGGTATGCCAGTACCAGTTTTTTCATTTGGACCAGGAGCTGAAAACTTCACGGGATGGTTCGATAATACTGAAATCCCAAGAATCATCGCAAGATTAATGGGATATCCTTTGACTTATCCAATATATAAAGAACCGGTTACTGTGAACAACTAA
- a CDS encoding GNAT family N-acetyltransferase produces the protein MDFYIGDKEEVLIETRDLMYFSETRLINIPRKIVMNFFQEDRPVGFVSFDVRWINRNAYITYYVISEARGIGLGKKMLLMAMDFAFNELNLNRLTAEVYEYNKPSIKLLESTGFELEGVIKNGKFYNGKYHNIRIYGYLRR, from the coding sequence ATGGATTTCTATATAGGGGATAAAGAAGAAGTTTTGATAGAAACGAGAGATCTCATGTATTTTTCCGAAACGAGGTTGATTAATATACCGAGAAAGATCGTTATGAATTTTTTTCAGGAAGACAGACCTGTCGGTTTTGTTTCTTTTGATGTGCGCTGGATAAATAGAAACGCCTACATTACTTATTATGTGATATCTGAAGCAAGAGGGATTGGCTTGGGAAAAAAGATGCTTTTGATGGCCATGGATTTTGCATTCAACGAGCTCAATTTAAATCGACTGACAGCTGAAGTATATGAATACAACAAACCCTCTATAAAACTTCTCGAAAGTACCGGCTTTGAGCTTGAAGGCGTTATAAAAAATGGAAAATTTTACAACGGAAAATATCACAATATACGTATTTATGGTTATTTACGCAGATAA
- a CDS encoding DUF2225 domain-containing protein, protein MQIFWQKNCTCPVCGKQFQAVRLFSEAIKVKERDTDLKPAYEGINALLFQPITCTHCYYTAFEDDFEKPVTEKNRIQELCDRIKNSLSIDLSENRSLKDGAMIFAIAAAVYTLTEKRLKAAEAYLKLSWIHRDMHSKDEDNALEQAMKCFLESYKNDELAPEKEIMVIFYLGEINLRLGNKKEAVRWFSSLIQKFGNTNSIYVKLARKEWQQAAAGKRGL, encoded by the coding sequence TTGCAGATTTTCTGGCAAAAAAACTGTACCTGTCCTGTTTGTGGAAAACAATTTCAAGCTGTTCGCCTATTCAGTGAAGCAATCAAAGTAAAAGAACGCGACACTGATTTAAAACCAGCTTACGAAGGCATCAATGCATTGTTGTTTCAGCCAATAACCTGCACACATTGTTATTACACAGCATTTGAAGATGATTTTGAAAAACCTGTAACTGAAAAAAACCGCATTCAAGAACTCTGTGATCGAATTAAAAACAGCCTCTCGATAGATCTCTCTGAAAACAGATCACTAAAAGATGGTGCAATGATCTTTGCAATAGCTGCAGCGGTTTACACTTTAACAGAAAAACGTCTCAAAGCAGCCGAAGCTTATCTAAAACTATCCTGGATTCACAGAGATATGCATTCGAAAGATGAAGATAATGCGTTAGAGCAGGCAATGAAATGCTTCCTAGAGAGTTACAAAAACGATGAACTGGCACCCGAAAAGGAAATTATGGTAATCTTTTATCTCGGAGAAATCAACTTGAGGCTGGGAAACAAAAAAGAGGCTGTCCGATGGTTTTCGAGCCTAATTCAAAAATTTGGAAACACAAATTCGATATATGTAAAATTAGCCCGTAAAGAATGGCAGCAGGCTGCTGCAGGGAAGCGAGGACTATGA
- a CDS encoding 3D domain-containing protein: MKKLLLLLPLVIIVISCTPYDQDLLEQINRRLDELEYRIAQIEKSTYNNQKNIEKLQQEVSKINNEVSSTKKLLDEQKNLPAVSPDEINEIMARLTSLEMRYNQLSVALNVSDIRELIYKLGDIEAAQKQQQINYEKFVQQTEQLLNQVNAEQIAAKLSGLENSVHSISNQIAEVMELSSRIKSIETTIENLAIENPQIQQNIDLFGLETQINQLKTEIKNTESALKKELEEKLSKLQIKSGEIMPSDLQQYIANTTALTRQLATEIETLRGIVREYDRDRFLRLDQGYVTYVVKSGDTLSSIAQAYGLKLDKIKQLAELNGIEDANRLLVGQRIQIPVEDTNSLFKYPLDSPLNPQDIAGAFSEPTGSGARTGIDIRINTPRKVRSMLPGRVVNILQDNNGYHIRIDHGNGILAVYGNLKAIEVVQGQWISGGNNVGTVENIFHFEIWIDGEPRDPLRILLKYAGKFEATYYSEWEDGKLPEHPTFRITAAGTVPKEWWTIAADPSVIPLGSVVYIPQFCGGPNYGFFKVEDTGAAIKGNKIDIYTSNIKQALVNMRSYVDVYVVPIQMNWR, translated from the coding sequence ATGAAAAAACTTTTATTGCTACTACCATTGGTAATCATCGTGATTTCCTGCACTCCTTACGATCAGGACCTTCTTGAGCAAATCAACAGAAGGCTGGATGAACTTGAGTATCGCATAGCTCAAATTGAAAAAAGTACCTACAACAACCAGAAAAATATTGAAAAATTGCAGCAGGAAGTAAGTAAAATAAACAATGAAGTATCATCAACCAAAAAATTGCTTGACGAGCAAAAAAATCTGCCAGCTGTTTCACCAGATGAAATAAACGAGATCATGGCCCGGTTGACATCTCTTGAAATGAGATATAACCAGCTCTCTGTGGCATTGAATGTCTCAGATATAAGAGAACTTATATACAAACTTGGTGACATCGAAGCTGCTCAGAAGCAGCAGCAAATAAATTATGAAAAATTTGTTCAGCAAACAGAGCAACTTTTGAATCAGGTCAATGCTGAACAAATTGCTGCGAAACTGAGTGGCCTTGAGAATTCTGTTCATTCTATTTCAAACCAGATCGCTGAAGTTATGGAATTGTCATCCAGAATAAAATCTATAGAAACAACTATAGAAAATCTGGCGATCGAAAATCCACAAATACAACAAAATATAGATCTTTTCGGCCTTGAAACGCAGATCAATCAGCTGAAAACAGAGATCAAAAATACAGAAAGTGCTTTGAAAAAAGAATTAGAAGAAAAATTATCAAAACTACAAATAAAATCCGGTGAAATTATGCCTTCCGATCTTCAGCAGTACATAGCCAATACAACCGCCCTTACAAGACAGTTAGCTACTGAGATAGAAACACTCAGAGGTATTGTGAGGGAATACGACAGAGACAGGTTTCTCAGGTTAGATCAGGGATACGTAACATATGTAGTGAAATCAGGTGATACCCTCTCCAGTATCGCACAGGCCTATGGTTTAAAACTTGATAAAATAAAGCAGCTGGCAGAGTTAAACGGTATAGAAGATGCAAATCGTTTGTTAGTCGGGCAGAGGATTCAAATACCTGTTGAAGACACAAATTCACTTTTTAAATATCCCTTAGATAGCCCACTTAATCCGCAAGATATAGCAGGCGCTTTTTCCGAGCCCACCGGCTCTGGGGCAAGAACAGGTATTGATATCAGGATAAATACTCCAAGAAAAGTGCGATCCATGCTACCAGGAAGAGTAGTGAATATTTTGCAGGACAACAATGGATATCACATCAGAATCGATCACGGAAACGGCATACTTGCTGTTTACGGCAATTTGAAAGCAATCGAAGTTGTTCAAGGTCAATGGATTTCAGGGGGAAACAATGTTGGTACTGTGGAAAACATTTTTCATTTCGAAATATGGATAGATGGAGAACCAAGAGATCCTCTGAGAATTCTTTTGAAATATGCAGGAAAATTTGAAGCGACCTATTACTCTGAATGGGAGGATGGAAAGTTGCCAGAACATCCCACCTTTCGGATAACAGCAGCCGGTACTGTACCAAAAGAATGGTGGACAATAGCGGCAGATCCATCTGTTATTCCACTTGGAAGTGTGGTATACATACCGCAATTTTGTGGTGGGCCAAATTATGGTTTCTTTAAAGTTGAGGATACCGGCGCTGCTATTAAAGGAAATAAAATAGATATATACACCAGCAATATAAAGCAAGCGCTTGTAAATATGCGATCCTACGTTGATGTCTACGTTGTTCCAATTCAGATGAACTGGAGGTAG
- a CDS encoding RrF2 family transcriptional regulator yields the protein MGITIKSEYAFKILLQIANCQANEPVSLSLILTDVNVPKEFAEKIMVSLKEAGIIESTRGRKGGYRLTKSADQITALEIVRAVDDPDKLIKCTMDENCCSDPTSCTIRLKIWDNLKKSVEDTLSSIKLSDLFEA from the coding sequence TTGGGTATAACTATCAAAAGTGAGTATGCTTTCAAAATATTGCTACAAATCGCAAATTGCCAGGCTAATGAACCTGTTTCGCTTTCCCTTATTTTAACAGATGTTAATGTACCGAAAGAATTTGCAGAAAAGATAATGGTAAGTCTGAAAGAAGCCGGAATTATAGAATCAACACGGGGCAGGAAAGGTGGATATCGCCTGACAAAAAGTGCTGATCAGATCACAGCTCTGGAAATTGTTAGAGCTGTTGACGATCCTGATAAATTGATTAAATGCACCATGGATGAAAACTGTTGTAGCGATCCAACAAGCTGCACCATAAGACTCAAGATATGGGACAACCTCAAGAAAAGTGTCGAAGATACTCTGAGCTCTATCAAGCTCAGCGATCTATTTGAAGCCTGA